In the genome of Brachionichthys hirsutus isolate HB-005 chromosome 23, CSIRO-AGI_Bhir_v1, whole genome shotgun sequence, one region contains:
- the znhit1 gene encoding zinc finger HIT domain-containing protein 1 isoform X2, translated as MVLEKKSSARVEAGQRRVLDDATRQRRLSRQLEALEKDNFQDDPLSSLPPAGPAARLPAFSETEEPERKRRKTRGDHFKQRFRKNFTTLLEEENLSEKAEPNYLSAVAPPSCLPPRHFCCVCGFPSHYTCTTCGGRYCSSKCLCTHRETRCLKWTL; from the exons ATGGTTCTGGAGAAGAAGAGCTCCG CCCGGGTGGAGGCGGGCCAGCGCCGAGTTCTGGATGACGCCACCAGACAGAGGAGACTGAGCCGGCAGCTGGAGGCTCTGGAGAAGGACAACTtccag gatgaccctctgtcctccctgccTCCCGCGGGTCCTGCTGCACGCCTCCCGGCCTTCAGCGAGACCGAGGAGCCAG agaggaagaggaggaagacgaggggcgACCACTTCAAGCAGCGCTTCAGGAAGAACTTCACcacgctgctggaggaggag AACCTCTCGGAGAAGGCGGAGCCTAACTACTTGTCTGCAGTGGCCCCGCCTTCCTGCCTGCCTCCCCGTCATTTCTGCTGCGTCTGTGGCTTCCCTTCACACTACACCTGCACCACCTGTGGGGGGCGCTACTGCAGCAGCAAGTGTCtgtgcacacacagagagaccag GTGCCTGAAGTGGACGCTGTAA
- the znhit1 gene encoding zinc finger HIT domain-containing protein 1 isoform X1 — MVLEKKSSARVEAGQRRVLDDATRQRRLSRQLEALEKDNFQDDPLSSLPPAGPAARLPAFSETEEPERKRRKTRGDHFKQRFRKNFTTLLEEEVGRAASCSSSLSRLPGPAFLPASPSFLLRLWLPFTLHLHHLWGALLQQQVSVHTQRDQVPEVDAVTAALSPWR; from the exons ATGGTTCTGGAGAAGAAGAGCTCCG CCCGGGTGGAGGCGGGCCAGCGCCGAGTTCTGGATGACGCCACCAGACAGAGGAGACTGAGCCGGCAGCTGGAGGCTCTGGAGAAGGACAACTtccag gatgaccctctgtcctccctgccTCCCGCGGGTCCTGCTGCACGCCTCCCGGCCTTCAGCGAGACCGAGGAGCCAG agaggaagaggaggaagacgaggggcgACCACTTCAAGCAGCGCTTCAGGAAGAACTTCACcacgctgctggaggaggaggtggggcgcgctgcttcctgctcctcttcgcTCAGCCGTCTCCC TGGCCCCGCCTTCCTGCCTGCCTCCCCGTCATTTCTGCTGCGTCTGTGGCTTCCCTTCACACTACACCTGCACCACCTGTGGGGGGCGCTACTGCAGCAGCAAGTGTCtgtgcacacacagagagaccag GTGCCTGAAGTGGACGCTGTAACCGCTGCCTTGTCACcatggcgatga
- the aimp1b gene encoding LOW QUALITY PROTEIN: aminoacyl tRNA synthase complex-interacting multifunctional protein 1 (The sequence of the model RefSeq protein was modified relative to this genomic sequence to represent the inferred CDS: inserted 1 base in 1 codon; deleted 1 base in 1 codon): MENSGSLLHPGLEAALKKLDPEDGEQILDYFKTHALLTREKALLQASVRDQKKLLVENGKLKKDIEQLRGQLQDKQKDAQRRLCSANPLQQLAPAPTTPVPSGPPTPAPHEQRERQNRRRRGHPIPDSLLLGAEPPVDVSRLDLRVGRIISARRHPLAATLFVQEVDIGEDAARVVVSKLGGKTQPEELHGALAVLLCNGKACKLRGVVSRARLLYCSTSDDIIELLVPPTGSTPGDRVTFLNYPGDPDRELQSRERVWELLQPHLQVDCRGVANYXGCRFEVRGKGLCRAPSLTNCIIR, encoded by the exons ATGGAGAACAGCGGCAGCCTGCTTCACCCCGG CCTGGAAGCCGCTCTGAAGAAGCTCGACCCGGAGGACGGTGAACAGATCCTGGACTACTTCAAAACCCACGCCCTGCTGACCCGAGAGAAAGCTC TCCTGCAGGCATCAGTCAGAGATCAGAAGAAGTTATTGGTGGAAAATGGCAAACTGAAGAAAGACATCGAGCAGCTGAGAGGACAGCTCCAGGACAAACAGAAG GACGCACAG CGAAGGCTTTGTTCAGCCAACCCCCTCCAACAATtagcccccgcccccaccacaCCTGTTCCTTCTGGTCCTCCTACACCCGCCCCACATGAGcaaagggagagacagaacaggaggaggagag gtcatCCCATCCCTGACTCTCTCCTCTTGGGGGCGGAGCCTCCGGTAGACGTGTCCCGACTGGACCTACGGGTTGGGCGGATCATCAGCGCCCGCCGCCACCCGCTGGCAGCGACGCTATTTGTCCAGGAGGTGGACATTGGCGAGGACGCCGCCCGCGTGGTCGTCAGCAAGCTGGGTGGGAAAACACAGCCAGAGGAG CTCCACGGCGCTCTGGCTGTGTTGCTATGCAACGGCAAGGCCTGTAAACTGAGGGGTGTGGTCTCCCGGGCCCGCCTCCTTTATTGCTCCacctctgatgacatcattgagCTGCTGGTTCCGCCCACAGGCTCGACCCCTGGAGACAGAGTTACCTTTCTCAACTACC CAGGTGACCCGGACAGGGAGCTGCAGTCCAGGGAGAGGGTTTGGGAGCTCCTCCAGCCCCACCTGCAGGTCGACTGCAGGGGCGTGGCTAACT AAGGCTGCAGATTTGAGGTGAGGGGTAAGGGTCTCTGCAGGGCCCCTTCCCTCACCAACTGCATCATCAGGTAG